A genomic region of Aureimonas populi contains the following coding sequences:
- a CDS encoding DNA polymerase III subunit delta' yields MIAGHTDAPDQHDDIEGLPTPAMLARIVGHEAAREALDAAARGQRLHHAWLLQGPRGVGKASVAFEFARKLLSTSTSVAWGDIQISQTISRQIAQAGHPNLIHITRPAGERGGFRTQITVEEIRRLNHFFHTTAAEGWRVAMIDPAEDMNRNAANALLKILEEPPERSIFLIVNHMPGRLLPTIRSRCRVLRFDPLSPGEVETALTSAGIDASPEDIRRAAARADGSVRAAAMMLLAGALEVGDEVARLISGRPDWAGIQKLADALVLKGREAAFEAMVGELFHRLAAEAEDALTAGDMARAGRLAALWQDEQARWLEAGAFNLDRKQTLLTFFHKLQAARERDVRAVHAD; encoded by the coding sequence ATGATTGCCGGGCATACCGATGCGCCGGACCAGCACGACGATATCGAAGGCCTGCCGACGCCTGCGATGCTGGCACGGATCGTGGGCCATGAAGCCGCACGGGAGGCGCTGGACGCTGCGGCGCGGGGCCAAAGGCTGCATCATGCCTGGCTCCTGCAGGGGCCGCGCGGCGTCGGCAAGGCGAGCGTTGCCTTCGAATTCGCGCGCAAGCTTCTGTCGACCTCGACGAGTGTAGCGTGGGGCGACATTCAGATCTCACAAACCATCTCTCGCCAGATCGCCCAGGCGGGGCATCCGAACCTCATCCACATCACCCGGCCGGCCGGGGAGCGGGGCGGGTTTCGCACCCAGATCACCGTCGAGGAGATTCGGCGGCTCAATCATTTCTTCCACACCACGGCTGCCGAGGGCTGGCGCGTGGCGATGATCGATCCTGCCGAGGACATGAATCGCAATGCGGCCAATGCCCTCCTGAAAATACTGGAGGAGCCGCCCGAGCGCTCGATCTTCCTGATCGTGAACCACATGCCGGGGCGGCTGCTGCCGACCATCCGCTCGCGCTGCCGTGTGCTGCGCTTCGACCCGCTTTCACCGGGCGAGGTCGAAACCGCACTGACCTCCGCCGGAATCGACGCTTCTCCCGAAGACATCCGGCGAGCCGCCGCGCGGGCCGATGGCAGCGTGCGGGCAGCGGCGATGATGCTTCTGGCGGGCGCGCTCGAGGTCGGCGACGAGGTGGCGCGGCTTATTTCGGGGCGCCCGGACTGGGCCGGGATCCAGAAGCTGGCCGACGCGCTGGTCCTGAAAGGGCGGGAGGCCGCCTTCGAGGCTATGGTCGGCGAGCTTTTCCATCGCCTTGCGGCCGAGGCCGAGGATGCGCTGACGGCGGGCGACATGGCCCGCGCCGGGCGCCTCGCGGCGCTCTGGCAGGACGAGCAGGCACGCTGGCTTGAGGCGGGCGCGTTCAACCTCGACCGCAAGCAGACGCTGCTCACCTTCTTCCATAAGCTTCAGGCCGCGCGCGAGCGCGACGTTCGGGCCGTTCACGCCGATTGA
- the metG gene encoding methionine--tRNA ligase, with the protein MAERYYLTTAISYPNGRPHIGHAYELIATDVIARFKRLDGYDVFFLTGTDEHGIKMLQTARSLGIEPGELAQRNSDEFQRMGQAVGASNDDFIRTTQERHCRASQEIWRRMEAAGDIYKGSYSGWYSVRDEAYYGEEETRLAEDGTRLGPQGSPVEWVEEESYFFRLAAFQERLLAFHEANPDFVAPAERRNEILSFLRSGLRDLSISRTTFDWGIPVPGDEKHVMYVWVDALTNYLTATGYFEGGERAAFWPADLHVIGKDIVRFHTIYWPAFLMSAGIDLPKRVFVHGFLFNRGEKMSKSVGNVIDPLALVEAYGLDPFRYFLLREVPFGQDGNYSHEAIVARMNSELANDLGNLAQRSLSMINKNCGARLPEPGEFTVADEAILAASGALLERSRAAIDRQELHAMLAAVVSVVSEANRYFAAQEPWVLRKTDTARMGTVLYVTAEVLRRVAILLQPFMPGSCAKLLELLAVGEDERSFFDLAGGRMLAAGRPLPLPQGVFPRFVEADSQAG; encoded by the coding sequence ATGGCCGAGCGCTACTACCTGACGACCGCGATTTCCTATCCCAACGGTCGTCCGCATATCGGCCATGCCTACGAGTTGATCGCGACGGACGTCATCGCCCGCTTCAAACGGCTTGACGGCTACGACGTCTTCTTTTTGACGGGTACCGACGAGCACGGCATCAAGATGCTCCAGACGGCGCGCTCGCTCGGCATCGAGCCGGGAGAATTGGCGCAACGCAATTCCGACGAGTTCCAGCGGATGGGGCAGGCGGTCGGCGCTTCCAACGATGATTTCATCCGCACCACGCAGGAGCGTCATTGCCGCGCGAGCCAGGAGATCTGGCGGCGCATGGAAGCGGCCGGCGATATCTACAAGGGCTCGTATTCCGGTTGGTACTCCGTGCGGGACGAAGCCTATTATGGCGAGGAGGAGACGCGGCTCGCGGAGGATGGCACGCGGCTCGGCCCTCAGGGTTCGCCGGTGGAATGGGTGGAGGAGGAGAGCTACTTCTTCCGTCTCGCGGCGTTTCAGGAGCGCTTGCTGGCGTTCCACGAGGCCAATCCCGACTTCGTGGCGCCGGCGGAGCGGCGCAACGAGATTCTCTCTTTCCTGCGCTCAGGCCTGCGCGACCTCTCGATCTCACGCACGACCTTCGACTGGGGCATTCCGGTCCCGGGCGACGAGAAGCATGTGATGTATGTCTGGGTCGACGCGCTGACGAACTACCTCACGGCAACCGGCTATTTCGAAGGCGGCGAGCGCGCGGCCTTCTGGCCCGCCGACCTCCACGTCATCGGAAAGGACATCGTCCGCTTCCATACGATCTACTGGCCCGCCTTCCTGATGTCGGCCGGCATCGATCTGCCCAAGCGGGTCTTCGTGCACGGCTTCCTCTTCAACCGCGGAGAGAAGATGTCGAAGTCGGTGGGCAACGTCATCGATCCGCTGGCGCTGGTGGAGGCTTACGGGCTGGACCCGTTCCGCTACTTCCTCCTGCGCGAGGTGCCGTTCGGGCAGGACGGCAATTACAGCCACGAAGCGATCGTGGCGCGCATGAATTCAGAGCTGGCCAACGACCTCGGCAACCTCGCGCAGCGCTCCTTGTCGATGATCAACAAGAACTGCGGCGCGAGGTTGCCGGAGCCGGGCGAATTCACGGTTGCGGACGAGGCGATCCTGGCGGCCAGCGGGGCGCTTCTGGAGCGCTCGCGGGCGGCCATCGACAGGCAGGAGCTGCACGCCATGCTGGCCGCCGTCGTATCCGTCGTCTCGGAGGCCAATCGCTACTTCGCCGCGCAAGAGCCCTGGGTCCTGCGCAAGACGGATACCGCGCGGATGGGAACCGTGCTTTATGTGACGGCCGAGGTGCTTCGCCGCGTCGCCATTCTTCTCCAACCTTTCATGCCGGGCTCCTGCGCCAAGCTTCTCGAGCTTTTGGCGGTCGGCGAGGACGAGCGCAGCTTCTTCGATCTGGCGGGCGGCCGAATGCTGGCCGCCGGCCGGCCCCTGCCGCTGCCGCAAGGCGTCTTTCCACGTTTCGTGGAGGCCGACAGCCAGGCGGGCTGA
- a CDS encoding MBL fold metallo-hydrolase, whose product MSDELRLTILGCGSSPGVPRVNGDWGACDPDEPKNRRRRCSALVERIGPDGTTVVVIDCGPDFRDQMLSADVRHIDGIVVTHAHADHIHGLDDIRSYVQGTHELMNVYTDTPTIARLMEGFGYCFETPPGSSYPPIARLVEVQPGHTFRIEGAGGPVVIEPLAQIHGSIRSLGLLIGSLAYCSDVSDFPPETVERLRGVRHLIIDALQHRPHPSHFSLGEALQWIDTLAVENAVLTHMHTPLDYRALRESLPDHVQPAYDGLTLRVRLA is encoded by the coding sequence ATGAGCGACGAACTGCGCCTGACGATCCTGGGCTGCGGCTCGTCGCCGGGCGTGCCGCGCGTGAACGGCGACTGGGGCGCGTGCGACCCGGACGAACCGAAAAACCGCCGGCGCCGGTGCTCGGCCCTCGTGGAGCGGATCGGGCCTGATGGGACGACGGTCGTCGTCATCGATTGCGGCCCTGATTTTCGCGACCAGATGCTTTCGGCCGACGTGCGGCATATCGACGGGATCGTCGTGACGCATGCACATGCCGACCACATTCACGGCCTGGACGACATTCGCAGCTACGTTCAGGGCACGCACGAACTGATGAACGTCTATACGGACACGCCCACGATCGCGCGTCTGATGGAAGGGTTCGGATATTGCTTCGAAACCCCGCCGGGCAGCAGCTATCCGCCGATCGCCCGGCTCGTCGAGGTGCAGCCTGGCCATACGTTCCGGATCGAAGGCGCCGGCGGGCCGGTCGTCATCGAGCCGCTGGCCCAGATCCACGGATCGATCCGTTCGCTGGGTCTTCTGATCGGCTCGTTGGCCTATTGCAGCGACGTAAGCGATTTTCCGCCCGAGACCGTCGAGCGCCTTCGCGGTGTGCGGCATCTCATCATCGACGCGCTCCAGCACCGCCCGCATCCCAGCCATTTCTCCTTGGGTGAAGCGCTGCAATGGATCGACACGCTCGCCGTGGAGAACGCGGTGCTGACGCACATGCACACGCCGCTGGATTACCGGGCACTGCGTGAGAGCCTGCCAGATCATGTGCAGCCTGCCTATGACGGATTGACCCTGAGGGTCCGCCTGGCCTGA
- a CDS encoding TatD family hydrolase, translating to MSVFLVDSHCHLDFADFDAERDEIVARAQDKGVGVLVTISTFVSKLPSLIALTERYPSVYASVGTHPQNAGEEPDVATQTLVDLSQGPKIVAIGEAGLEYHYDKAPHDVQAAVFRRHIAAARETQLPLVIHARDADEDMEAILRDEMGKGAFPFVLHCFSSGRRLAEAGVEMGGYVSFSGILAFNRSQDVRAIAADVPVDRLLVETDAPFLAPPPYRGKRNEPAYVRNTAEVLAQVKDVSLEEIATRTSENFFCLFAKVPDPRRPNAA from the coding sequence ATGTCTGTGTTTCTGGTCGATAGCCACTGCCATCTCGATTTCGCCGACTTCGACGCCGAGCGCGACGAGATCGTTGCGCGCGCTCAGGACAAGGGTGTCGGCGTTCTCGTAACGATCTCCACCTTCGTTTCGAAGCTGCCCTCGCTCATCGCGCTCACCGAGCGCTACCCGAGCGTCTATGCCTCCGTGGGCACCCATCCGCAAAATGCGGGCGAGGAGCCCGATGTGGCCACGCAGACCCTCGTGGATCTGTCGCAGGGACCCAAGATCGTCGCCATCGGCGAGGCGGGGCTGGAGTATCATTACGACAAGGCACCGCATGATGTGCAGGCCGCCGTTTTCCGGCGGCATATCGCCGCTGCACGCGAGACCCAGCTTCCTCTCGTGATCCACGCGCGCGACGCGGACGAGGACATGGAGGCGATCCTGCGTGATGAGATGGGGAAGGGGGCCTTCCCCTTCGTCCTGCACTGCTTCTCCTCGGGCCGGCGCCTGGCCGAGGCCGGGGTCGAGATGGGAGGCTATGTCTCCTTCTCCGGCATCCTTGCCTTCAACCGCTCGCAGGACGTTCGCGCCATCGCGGCAGACGTTCCGGTGGACCGGCTGCTGGTGGAAACGGATGCGCCCTTCCTTGCGCCGCCGCCATATCGCGGAAAGCGCAACGAACCCGCCTATGTCCGCAACACCGCCGAGGTTCTGGCGCAGGTGAAGGATGTTTCGCTGGAGGAGATCGCGACGAGGACGAGCGAGAATTTCTTTTGCCTTTTCGCCAAGGTGCCCGACCCGCGCCGGCCGAACGCCGCATGA